From a region of the uncultured Draconibacterium sp. genome:
- a CDS encoding helix-turn-helix domain-containing protein has protein sequence MKQVLHIKNMVCNRCIKVVKEELEKLDIQIETIELGKVGISESLNNDQTEKVRSVLHDNGFELMDDKKSQLIDRIKTIIIEKTHYSNNEKEPVNFSEMIAGEVGHDYSYLSKLFSSVEGITIEKYIINQKIEKVKELLVYGELTLNEISYQLGYSSVQHLSNQFKKVTGLTPSHFKNLKENKRKPLDEV, from the coding sequence ATGAAACAGGTTCTGCACATAAAAAATATGGTTTGTAACCGCTGTATAAAAGTGGTTAAAGAAGAACTTGAAAAGCTCGACATTCAAATTGAAACGATCGAACTGGGGAAAGTTGGTATCTCGGAAAGTTTGAATAATGATCAAACCGAAAAAGTGCGCTCCGTTTTGCACGACAATGGTTTTGAGTTGATGGATGATAAAAAAAGCCAGCTGATTGACCGGATTAAAACCATTATCATTGAAAAAACGCATTACTCAAACAACGAAAAAGAGCCTGTAAATTTCTCGGAAATGATTGCAGGAGAAGTTGGTCACGATTATTCGTATTTGAGCAAGTTGTTTTCATCGGTTGAAGGAATTACCATCGAAAAATACATCATCAATCAAAAAATCGAAAAAGTTAAAGAGCTCCTGGTTTACGGCGAGCTTACCTTAAACGAAATATCTTATCAGCTGGGATACAGCAGTGTACAACACTTATCAAACCAGTTTAAAAAGGTTACCGGTTTAACACCTTCGCACTTTAAAAACCTGAAAGAAAACAAGCGCAAACCGCTTGACGAGGTTTAG
- the ribH gene encoding 6,7-dimethyl-8-ribityllumazine synthase, giving the protein MATKDLSAYDINSVPSAENMRFGVVVAEWNWEITSALANGAVDTLKKHGANDENISVKYVPGTFELPLGGQYFAELDNVDAVILLGCVIQGDTRHFDYICEGVTQGTKDLNLKYNKPFIFGVLTTNNEQQALDRAGGKLGNKGDEAAITAIKMVALQQSFK; this is encoded by the coding sequence ATGGCAACAAAAGATTTATCAGCATACGATATTAATTCGGTACCATCAGCAGAAAACATGCGTTTTGGCGTGGTAGTAGCCGAATGGAACTGGGAAATTACATCGGCACTGGCAAACGGCGCTGTTGACACCTTAAAAAAACACGGTGCTAACGATGAGAATATTTCAGTAAAATATGTTCCCGGAACTTTTGAACTTCCGCTGGGCGGACAGTATTTTGCTGAATTGGATAATGTAGACGCTGTAATTCTGCTGGGTTGTGTTATTCAGGGCGACACCCGCCACTTCGATTATATTTGCGAAGGCGTAACACAAGGCACAAAAGATTTAAACCTGAAATACAACAAACCGTTTATTTTTGGTGTTCTTACTACCAACAACGAACAACAGGCACTTGACCGTGCCGGAGGTAAATTGGGCAACAAAGGAGACGAAGCTGCCATTACCGCCATTAAAATGGTGGCATTGCAACAGTCGTTTAAGTAA
- a CDS encoding tetratricopeptide repeat protein translates to MAKKNVKQEDNLQELESALTKTEQFVEDNSKIISYVVGGIIIVVAAYLGFNKFYVQPKEDEAISQMFMAENYFEKDSFNLAINGDGNYLGFLDIIDDYGMTKSANRAKYYTGISYLHLGQYEDALDYLNDFETDDLLLAPVAEGAKGDAFLELGETDSALKQYKKAYSVSDNELTTPVYMMKAANLLESTNKLEDALALYEDIKTEYPQSTEGTNADRYIARIKTKLN, encoded by the coding sequence ATGGCAAAGAAGAATGTAAAGCAAGAAGATAATTTACAGGAACTTGAAAGTGCGTTAACAAAAACAGAACAATTTGTTGAAGATAATTCAAAAATCATAAGTTATGTGGTTGGTGGAATTATCATAGTTGTTGCCGCCTACCTTGGGTTTAACAAATTTTATGTACAACCAAAAGAAGACGAGGCAATATCGCAGATGTTTATGGCCGAGAATTATTTTGAAAAAGATTCGTTTAATCTGGCAATCAACGGCGATGGTAACTACCTCGGGTTCCTTGATATTATTGACGATTACGGAATGACCAAATCGGCTAACCGTGCAAAATACTACACTGGTATTTCGTACCTGCACCTCGGTCAGTACGAAGATGCATTGGATTATTTAAATGATTTTGAAACCGACGATTTATTACTTGCTCCGGTTGCCGAAGGTGCAAAAGGCGATGCTTTCCTTGAATTAGGTGAGACCGACAGTGCACTGAAACAATACAAAAAAGCATATTCAGTTAGCGATAACGAATTAACTACTCCGGTTTACATGATGAAAGCAGCTAACCTGCTTGAATCAACAAACAAGCTGGAAGATGCACTGGCATTGTACGAAGATATTAAAACGGAATATCCGCAATCTACAGAAGGCACAAATGCCGACCGCTACATTGCCCGCATTAAAACAAAATTGAATTAA
- a CDS encoding DNA replication/repair protein RecF — MHIEEISIVNFKNILEVKAEFSPKLNCFIGKNGAGKTNMLDAIYYLSFCKSFFNATDQLNINHEENFFMLNGNYSRVESKETINCGLQKGQKKQFKRNTKVYKKLQEHIGLLPLVMITPSDVNLILGGSDERRKFMDGVISQYNQTYLDDLLKYNRALMQRNNLLKQFASDRYFDEELLGIWDDQLVEYGTRIHAERTRFVEKLIPVFQRYYNYISGGNEVVELVHQSDLYDSDLAALLKSSLQKDRVVQYTTVGIHKDDLQLKIGDYLIKKLGSQGQKKTYLVALKLAQFEFIKEISGINPILLLDDIFDKLDQHRVEQIVTAVAGEQFGQIFLTDTNREHLDTIIKRMDADYRIFKVENGKVELAQ, encoded by the coding sequence ATGCATATTGAAGAGATTTCAATTGTAAATTTTAAAAATATTCTGGAGGTAAAGGCTGAATTTTCGCCCAAACTGAATTGTTTTATCGGGAAGAACGGCGCCGGAAAAACCAATATGCTCGACGCTATCTATTACCTGTCGTTTTGCAAGAGCTTTTTTAATGCTACCGATCAGCTGAATATCAATCACGAAGAAAACTTTTTTATGCTGAATGGGAACTACAGCCGAGTGGAATCGAAAGAAACCATTAATTGTGGTTTGCAAAAAGGGCAGAAAAAGCAGTTTAAACGCAATACAAAGGTGTATAAAAAGCTGCAGGAACACATTGGTTTGTTGCCTTTGGTTATGATTACACCGTCGGATGTAAACCTGATTTTAGGTGGCAGCGACGAGCGTCGTAAATTTATGGACGGTGTAATTTCGCAATACAACCAAACTTACCTCGACGATCTTTTGAAATACAACCGGGCACTGATGCAGCGAAATAATCTGCTGAAACAATTTGCCAGCGATCGTTATTTCGACGAAGAACTGCTGGGTATCTGGGACGATCAGCTGGTGGAGTACGGAACACGGATTCATGCAGAACGGACACGTTTTGTAGAAAAGCTGATTCCGGTTTTTCAACGCTACTATAATTATATATCGGGAGGAAACGAAGTAGTGGAATTGGTTCATCAGTCGGATCTGTATGACTCGGACCTGGCTGCACTGTTGAAGTCTTCGTTACAAAAAGATCGGGTGGTGCAGTATACCACTGTTGGAATTCATAAAGACGATCTACAGCTGAAAATTGGCGATTACCTGATAAAAAAGCTGGGTTCGCAGGGACAGAAAAAAACCTACCTGGTAGCGCTGAAACTGGCGCAATTCGAGTTCATAAAAGAGATTTCGGGTATAAATCCCATCCTTTTACTGGATGATATTTTTGATAAACTGGATCAGCACCGGGTTGAGCAAATAGTTACTGCCGTGGCGGGCGAACAGTTTGGTCAGATATTTTTAACTGATACCAATCGCGAACATCTCGACACCATAATTAAAAGGATGGATGCCGATTATCGTATTTTTAAAGTAGAAAACGGAAAAGTAGAACTGGCACAATGA
- a CDS encoding DUF721 domain-containing protein: MRRSNTQSLSEVLKQYIEENRMERKLKEVDIVQGWENLLGKTIARYTRNIYIRNRVLYVEITSAVVKNELFLMREEICRRINENAGAEMINRIVFK; the protein is encoded by the coding sequence ATGAGACGAAGCAATACACAATCGTTAAGCGAGGTTTTAAAACAGTATATCGAGGAAAACCGCATGGAGCGGAAATTAAAAGAAGTGGATATTGTGCAGGGCTGGGAAAACCTGCTCGGAAAAACCATTGCACGTTACACCCGAAATATTTATATCCGCAATCGGGTTTTGTATGTTGAAATAACTTCGGCAGTAGTAAAAAACGAATTGTTTTTAATGCGCGAAGAAATTTGCCGACGCATTAATGAAAATGCAGGAGCAGAAATGATTAACCGAATTGTATTTAAATAA
- a CDS encoding D-hexose-6-phosphate mutarotase has product MDIDELNEKFGVEGEVGFMELDGDLPFITITNKYAEADICLYGAQITSFRPMRTTGVLWMSPYSVFEKGKAIRGGIPVCFPWFGPHASDSAMPQHGFARTSMWEVTEVDTLEKGETYVSMQLKSSEESKAYWPHDFVAEMIFVIGDSLSVTLKVTNPSDSAISYTSALHTYFNLSAIENIKIAGLQNTHYENQLDGNRYIQEEELLEVLEATTRHYFDTETDCIIHDPYFKRSIRIAKEGSKCSTVWNPGAEACEQMSDMPNDGHETFVCLETVNKINDQIDLAPGEGHETTAVISVE; this is encoded by the coding sequence ATGGATATTGACGAATTGAACGAAAAATTTGGAGTTGAAGGCGAAGTTGGTTTTATGGAACTCGATGGCGATCTGCCTTTTATAACAATAACAAATAAATATGCCGAAGCTGATATTTGCCTTTATGGCGCACAAATAACCAGTTTCAGGCCAATGCGAACTACCGGTGTTTTGTGGATGAGTCCGTACAGCGTTTTCGAAAAAGGTAAAGCAATTCGTGGTGGTATTCCGGTTTGTTTTCCTTGGTTTGGCCCGCATGCAAGCGATTCGGCCATGCCACAACACGGTTTTGCCCGTACATCAATGTGGGAAGTTACCGAGGTTGATACATTGGAAAAAGGGGAGACTTATGTTTCCATGCAGCTAAAATCGTCGGAAGAAAGCAAGGCCTACTGGCCCCATGATTTTGTTGCTGAAATGATTTTTGTAATTGGCGATTCCTTGTCGGTTACTTTAAAAGTTACCAATCCTTCTGATTCGGCTATTTCGTACACATCGGCATTGCACACTTATTTTAATCTTTCGGCAATTGAAAATATTAAAATCGCCGGATTACAAAATACGCATTACGAAAACCAGCTGGATGGCAATCGTTATATTCAGGAAGAAGAACTTCTGGAAGTGTTGGAAGCTACAACACGGCATTATTTCGATACTGAAACCGATTGTATTATTCATGATCCGTATTTTAAACGCAGCATCAGGATTGCAAAAGAAGGGAGCAAGTGCTCAACCGTGTGGAATCCCGGAGCAGAAGCATGCGAACAAATGAGTGACATGCCCAACGACGGACATGAAACTTTTGTATGCCTTGAAACGGTGAACAAAATCAACGATCAGATTGATCTCGCACCAGGGGAAGGGCACGAAACAACAGCTGTAATTAGTGTTGAATAA
- a CDS encoding nucleoside-diphosphate kinase has protein sequence MAGNRTFTMIKPGAVRKNHEGAILKMINDAGFKIRAMKLTRMSTTQAGAFYEVHKGKPFYDKLVQFMSSGPIVAAILEKENAIEDFRKLIGATNPENAAEGTVRKMFACSVTENAVHGADSDETATREADFFFSTFERFYDYE, from the coding sequence ATGGCTGGAAACAGAACCTTTACAATGATTAAGCCTGGTGCGGTAAGAAAAAACCACGAGGGCGCAATTTTAAAAATGATAAACGATGCTGGTTTTAAAATTCGTGCGATGAAACTTACGCGCATGTCAACTACTCAGGCTGGTGCTTTTTACGAAGTTCATAAAGGGAAACCATTCTACGATAAACTTGTACAGTTTATGAGTTCGGGACCAATTGTTGCCGCCATTTTAGAAAAAGAAAATGCCATTGAAGATTTTCGCAAACTGATTGGAGCCACCAATCCGGAAAATGCAGCCGAAGGCACCGTACGAAAAATGTTTGCCTGCAGTGTTACTGAAAATGCGGTTCATGGTGCCGACAGCGATGAAACTGCCACTCGCGAAGCCGACTTTTTCTTTTCTACTTTCGAACGGTTTTACGACTATGAATAG
- a CDS encoding bifunctional oligoribonuclease/PAP phosphatase NrnA, whose protein sequence is MKNTDIEIITSIKALLATSKKKLVIIPHENPDGDAIGSALGLGQVLSDFGHEVKVLSANNYPVFLKWFSSDVPVIIYDKDKKKAKSWLKQADAMICVDFNEASRAGKLEKKIHEFEHKKVLIDHHPYPTQFCDFMVSETSYSSTAELVFDVLEATGLNENLSEKAAEALYTGILTDTGGFSHNISKNTFKVVSGLLKYEINTDKIQSSVFHNYSADRMKLLGYCLNEKMQVFPEYRAAVISISKEELKQFNFQPGDTEGFVNYPLSIKNIVFSALFIEKDESVKASFRSKGNFPANEFSSSHFNGGGHLNAAGGESKLNFEETLLKFTQLLPEYKHQLLETTI, encoded by the coding sequence TTGAAAAATACTGACATAGAGATTATTACATCGATTAAGGCATTGCTTGCCACTTCGAAAAAGAAGCTGGTAATTATTCCGCATGAAAATCCGGACGGTGATGCTATTGGTTCGGCGCTGGGACTTGGACAGGTTCTTTCCGATTTTGGACATGAGGTTAAAGTACTGTCAGCAAACAACTATCCTGTGTTTCTGAAATGGTTTTCTTCAGATGTTCCGGTAATTATTTACGATAAAGACAAAAAGAAAGCTAAAAGCTGGTTGAAACAGGCCGATGCAATGATCTGTGTGGATTTTAACGAAGCCTCTCGTGCCGGGAAACTTGAAAAGAAAATTCATGAATTTGAGCATAAAAAAGTATTGATCGATCATCATCCGTACCCAACTCAGTTTTGCGATTTTATGGTTTCCGAGACTTCTTACAGTTCAACTGCCGAATTGGTTTTTGATGTGCTTGAAGCTACCGGTTTAAACGAAAACCTGTCGGAAAAAGCAGCAGAAGCATTGTATACCGGCATTCTGACTGATACAGGAGGTTTTAGTCATAACATCTCGAAAAACACCTTTAAAGTAGTTTCGGGGTTGTTAAAGTACGAGATAAACACCGATAAAATTCAGTCGTCAGTATTTCATAATTATTCGGCCGACCGGATGAAATTACTGGGCTATTGCCTGAATGAGAAAATGCAGGTTTTTCCCGAGTACAGAGCTGCGGTAATAAGTATTAGTAAAGAAGAACTAAAACAGTTTAATTTTCAGCCCGGTGATACCGAAGGGTTTGTAAATTACCCCTTATCGATAAAAAATATAGTTTTTAGCGCGCTTTTTATCGAAAAAGATGAATCTGTAAAAGCATCTTTTCGATCAAAAGGAAATTTTCCGGCCAACGAATTTTCATCGAGCCATTTCAATGGTGGCGGGCATTTGAACGCCGCCGGAGGAGAGTCGAAACTAAATTTTGAAGAAACTTTATTAAAGTTCACGCAACTTTTACCTGAGTATAAGCATCAGTTGTTGGAAACAACTATTTAA
- a CDS encoding FKBP-type peptidyl-prolyl cis-trans isomerase: MKMKLVTRFLLAIIIGVAVVSCIEEAEPYIPPTKAEEDALLAEYLDTLTNRGLDIDTTALGVYYITDSIGNGTFPQDGDTCVVKYSGRFVDGTVFESTGDNTWQYVLGTENLIDGWNDATRFIDEEGSAFLIIPSELGYGETGAGNIPPNTTTVFWIEMVEIKPHN; this comes from the coding sequence ATGAAAATGAAATTAGTTACAAGGTTTTTATTGGCGATTATTATCGGAGTTGCAGTGGTATCGTGTATTGAGGAGGCAGAACCTTATATTCCGCCAACAAAAGCTGAAGAGGATGCATTGTTAGCAGAGTATCTTGATACCCTGACCAACAGAGGGCTTGATATTGATACAACAGCGCTGGGTGTTTATTATATTACTGATTCGATAGGAAATGGTACTTTCCCTCAGGATGGAGATACCTGTGTAGTAAAATATTCGGGCAGATTTGTTGATGGTACTGTATTTGAATCGACCGGGGATAATACCTGGCAATATGTATTAGGTACCGAAAATTTGATTGACGGATGGAATGATGCAACACGCTTTATTGATGAAGAAGGTTCTGCATTTTTAATTATTCCATCAGAACTGGGGTATGGAGAAACCGGTGCCGGCAACATTCCACCAAATACAACAACAGTTTTTTGGATAGAAATGGTAGAAATCAAACCACATAATTAA
- a CDS encoding FKBP-type peptidyl-prolyl cis-trans isomerase yields the protein MKKTFSYILLMLGAVAFFACDDGIDYQKMRNEELALLDEYMAVAHPGAEETPSGLFYFNEPGTGEGDTIKAGDRVQLFYATWSLVEGPDSFLVDQTNGYMDGHRFEPYEVTVSTGGSIKGLEEGLTYMQPGTRSRLVINSELAYGQQGSGAAIGAFQTVLMEVEIYKVIPFETSTDDEE from the coding sequence ATGAAGAAAACATTTTCATATATTTTATTGATGTTAGGGGCTGTTGCCTTTTTTGCCTGTGACGATGGAATTGATTACCAAAAAATGAGAAATGAAGAGTTGGCGTTGTTGGATGAATACATGGCGGTAGCCCATCCAGGTGCTGAAGAAACACCATCGGGTCTTTTCTATTTTAATGAACCGGGTACAGGAGAAGGAGATACAATAAAAGCAGGTGACAGAGTTCAATTATTTTATGCTACCTGGTCGTTAGTTGAAGGGCCGGATAGTTTTTTGGTTGACCAAACAAATGGTTATATGGATGGGCACAGGTTCGAACCTTACGAGGTAACGGTTAGTACCGGAGGGTCTATTAAAGGGCTTGAAGAAGGTTTGACCTATATGCAGCCCGGAACAAGATCACGCCTGGTAATCAACTCTGAATTAGCATACGGTCAACAGGGCTCAGGGGCTGCAATCGGAGCTTTTCAAACGGTTTTAATGGAGGTAGAAATTTATAAGGTTATTCCTTTTGAAACTTCTACCGACGACGAAGAATAA
- a CDS encoding NUDIX domain-containing protein: MNRAQLLKKLLPGFIPLFVFIAADEIWGTKIGLFVAIAVGVAEMAWIAVKEKRFEKFVLFDTLLLVVLGGVSILLNNDIFFKLKPGLIELILVAVLAISAFSNVNIVGLMGQRYMKDVAFNTAQMQQMRKSMKSLFFIFLGHTVLVFYSAFFMSKEAWAFISGGLFYIIFGVYFLYEFLRQKQKQKALANEEWVPLVDEQGKVTGQAPRSQVHNGSKLLHPVVHLHVLNNKGAILIQKRPANKLIQPGKWDTAVGGHISAGETLEQALKKEVFEEIGLKEFSAKLQKVYKWESEVEAELIYLFTTYDYKGFGIQSDEVEELRFWTKKQVAKNLGKAVFTPNFEMEFRLLQELKLI, encoded by the coding sequence ATGAACAGAGCACAATTATTAAAAAAATTACTGCCTGGTTTTATTCCTCTGTTTGTTTTCATCGCTGCTGATGAAATATGGGGGACTAAAATCGGGCTTTTTGTTGCTATAGCAGTAGGTGTGGCCGAAATGGCCTGGATTGCCGTTAAAGAAAAGCGATTCGAAAAATTTGTACTTTTTGATACTTTGTTGTTGGTGGTTCTTGGTGGCGTTTCCATTCTGCTCAACAACGATATTTTCTTCAAGCTGAAACCCGGACTGATCGAATTGATTCTGGTGGCTGTTCTTGCCATTTCAGCATTCTCAAATGTAAATATAGTTGGATTGATGGGGCAGCGCTATATGAAAGATGTAGCGTTTAATACCGCTCAAATGCAGCAGATGCGCAAAAGTATGAAAAGCCTGTTCTTTATCTTTTTGGGGCATACTGTTTTGGTGTTTTATTCCGCCTTTTTTATGAGCAAAGAAGCCTGGGCTTTTATCAGTGGCGGATTATTCTACATCATTTTTGGTGTTTATTTTTTATATGAATTTTTGCGTCAGAAACAAAAACAAAAAGCGCTTGCAAACGAAGAGTGGGTGCCGCTGGTTGATGAACAGGGAAAAGTTACCGGTCAGGCGCCACGTAGCCAGGTGCACAACGGTAGTAAGTTATTACATCCGGTGGTACACTTGCATGTGCTGAATAATAAAGGAGCTATCCTTATTCAAAAACGCCCTGCCAACAAACTTATTCAACCCGGGAAATGGGATACGGCTGTTGGTGGTCATATTTCGGCAGGAGAGACTTTGGAACAGGCACTTAAAAAAGAAGTTTTCGAGGAAATCGGTTTAAAAGAGTTTTCGGCAAAACTGCAAAAGGTTTACAAATGGGAGTCGGAGGTGGAAGCTGAATTGATTTACCTGTTTACTACCTACGATTATAAAGGTTTTGGCATCCAGTCAGATGAAGTGGAGGAACTTCGCTTCTGGACAAAAAAGCAGGTGGCGAAAAATTTGGGAAAGGCTGTTTTTACACCGAATTTTGAGATGGAGTTTCGATTACTCCAGGAACTCAAACTTATCTGA
- a CDS encoding SAM-dependent methyltransferase yields the protein MATLYLVPNVLADGDWQTVLPARVEPILTNTKYFIVENIRTARRFMKQVNREINIDECTFYEINKRTNAADLPRFLMPVNDGHDVAVLSEAGCPGVADPGADVVKIAHQKGIKVVPIVGPSSILLALMASGMNGQNFAFKGYLPVKPQERIKELQNLEKTIRNSRQTQIFIETPYRNNQLVSDVLKACSPSTLFCVAANITGENEFIQTKSIQDWKKAGAPDLHKQPVIFLLG from the coding sequence ATGGCAACACTTTATCTCGTACCGAACGTTTTGGCTGATGGCGACTGGCAAACAGTTTTACCTGCCCGGGTAGAACCGATTTTAACCAACACCAAATATTTTATTGTAGAAAATATACGCACGGCACGTCGGTTTATGAAACAGGTAAACCGCGAGATAAATATTGACGAGTGTACCTTTTATGAAATTAACAAACGTACCAATGCTGCCGACTTACCGCGCTTTCTAATGCCCGTTAACGATGGGCATGATGTAGCAGTACTTTCCGAAGCCGGTTGCCCGGGTGTTGCTGATCCGGGCGCTGACGTGGTAAAAATAGCCCATCAAAAAGGCATAAAAGTAGTACCTATTGTGGGCCCTTCGTCGATTCTTTTGGCACTAATGGCCTCCGGAATGAACGGGCAGAATTTTGCATTTAAAGGTTATTTGCCGGTAAAACCACAGGAGCGGATAAAAGAGCTACAAAACCTGGAAAAAACAATCAGAAACAGCCGGCAAACGCAGATTTTTATCGAAACACCATACCGAAACAATCAACTGGTAAGCGACGTTTTAAAAGCCTGCTCGCCATCTACGTTATTTTGTGTAGCTGCCAATATTACCGGCGAAAATGAATTCATCCAAACCAAATCTATTCAGGATTGGAAAAAAGCCGGTGCACCCGATTTGCACAAACAACCGGTAATTTTCTTGCTGGGGTAA
- a CDS encoding MBL fold metallo-hydrolase, giving the protein MNILVKELLLLILPQMESPSTKIEATLLGTGTSQGVPVVACDCDVCTSTNKKDKRLRSSLLLTINDKNFVIDAGPDFRQQMLREKVKTLRAILLTHEHVDHIFGLDDIRSYNWMQKNHMEIYAEERVQKAIKRIFNYVFATFKYPGIPKMELRKVDDAPFAVDGVEFVPIRCWHHKLPVYGYRVGDLTYITDTNFIEDSELEKVEGTKILIINCLRKEKHLSHFNLAEVLGIVNRIKPEQTYLTHISHALGKYDDVMKELPENVYLAYDGLKLEL; this is encoded by the coding sequence ATGAATATACTTGTTAAAGAATTGCTTTTATTAATTTTGCCGCAAATGGAAAGTCCTTCAACAAAAATAGAAGCAACTTTACTTGGAACGGGCACCTCGCAGGGAGTGCCGGTTGTGGCTTGCGACTGCGACGTTTGTACTTCAACAAACAAAAAGGATAAACGGCTACGATCTTCATTGTTGCTAACTATAAACGATAAAAATTTTGTAATTGATGCGGGGCCTGATTTTCGCCAGCAGATGTTACGCGAAAAGGTAAAAACACTCCGGGCAATTTTGCTGACACACGAGCATGTCGATCATATTTTTGGATTGGATGACATCCGTTCATACAACTGGATGCAGAAAAACCATATGGAAATTTATGCAGAAGAACGGGTACAAAAAGCGATCAAACGCATTTTTAATTATGTGTTTGCCACGTTTAAATATCCCGGTATTCCGAAGATGGAATTGCGAAAAGTTGATGATGCGCCGTTCGCTGTTGATGGTGTTGAGTTTGTGCCAATTCGTTGCTGGCATCATAAATTGCCGGTTTATGGCTACCGGGTGGGTGATTTAACCTATATAACCGACACTAATTTTATTGAAGATAGTGAGTTGGAAAAGGTTGAGGGAACAAAAATCCTGATTATAAATTGCCTGCGAAAAGAAAAGCACCTGTCGCATTTTAACCTGGCAGAAGTGCTGGGAATTGTTAACCGGATTAAACCGGAACAAACATATTTAACACACATAAGTCACGCTTTGGGGAAATACGACGATGTGATGAAGGAGCTGCCGGAGAATGTGTATCTGGCGTATGACGGATTAAAACTAGAGCTTTAA
- a CDS encoding HAD family hydrolase, with amino-acid sequence MNKSVLIFDLDNTIYPVSSIAEKLFEKLFDVIEKSGEYKGDFEAVKLEIQRTPFQKVASAFSFSEQLLNDCMDVHINLTYDDPMHYFPDYKLVRELPQTKFLVTSGFSKLQHSKIDNLGIRNDFKEIVILDLQQSNDTKKDIFICLLEKYQFPKKEVLIVGDDINSEIHAGKELGIDTVIYDRLEKYTDLNLTNKIDNFAGLAKFL; translated from the coding sequence ATGAATAAATCCGTATTAATATTCGACCTTGATAATACTATTTATCCTGTAAGTTCAATAGCTGAAAAGTTGTTTGAAAAGCTTTTTGATGTTATTGAAAAAAGCGGCGAATACAAAGGAGATTTTGAGGCAGTTAAACTGGAAATCCAGCGAACCCCGTTTCAGAAAGTAGCCAGTGCATTTTCCTTTAGCGAGCAATTGCTAAACGATTGTATGGATGTGCACATCAATCTTACCTACGATGATCCGATGCACTATTTCCCTGATTATAAATTGGTGAGAGAACTTCCGCAAACTAAGTTCCTCGTTACTTCGGGTTTTAGCAAACTGCAACACAGCAAAATCGACAACCTGGGCATTCGCAACGATTTTAAAGAGATTGTTATCCTCGACCTGCAACAATCAAACGACACCAAAAAAGATATTTTTATATGCCTTTTGGAAAAATACCAATTTCCCAAAAAAGAAGTTTTGATTGTTGGCGACGATATTAATTCAGAAATTCATGCTGGTAAAGAGCTTGGAATCGACACTGTTATTTATGATCGTCTGGAAAAATATACCGACTTGAATTTGACTAATAAAATCGACAATTTTGCCGGGCTCGCGAAGTTTCTTTAA